The following are encoded in a window of Magnolia sinica isolate HGM2019 chromosome 11, MsV1, whole genome shotgun sequence genomic DNA:
- the LOC131219439 gene encoding synaptonemal complex protein ZEP1-like, with product MLVTKLEKAKLMSEASSLTANQMQDLFLKISTLESENQDMQEKVQVTREGNADQIEALEKEIAIRDQHVGSLENQVIQLREIVDEKERLHMHFGEKQKLLEEQRAEIQASLAMAENTLIEARKQYDLMLEGKLVLMKHLKEISQWNDQVPFFPFSPHFIYGKFVSVGN from the exons ATGTTGGTTACTAAGTTGGAGAAAGCTAAACTTATGTCAGAAGCCTCAAGCCTAACTGCTAATCAAATG CAAGATTTGTTTCTGAAAATTTCAACGTTAGAATCCGAGAATCAAGATATGCAAGAGAAGGTTCAAGTGACACGAGAAGGGAACGCGGACCAGATTGAAGCTCTCGAAAAAGAGATTGCAATACGAGACCAACATGTTGGTTCTCTGGAGAACCAAGTCATCCAGCTGCGTGAAATTGTAGATGAGAAGGAACGTCTCCATATGCATTTTGGGGAGAAACAGAAGCTGTTGGAGGAACAAAGAGCAGag ATTCAGGCATCACTTGCTATGGCTGAAAACACACTAATAGAAGCAAGGAAACAATATGATTTGATGCTAGAAGGCAAGTTGGTGTTGATGAAGCATTTAAAGGAAATTTCTCAGTGGAATGATCAGGTaccattttttccattttcaccACATTTCATTTATGGCAAGTTTGTTTCAGTTGGGAACTGA